Proteins encoded by one window of Ursus arctos isolate Adak ecotype North America unplaced genomic scaffold, UrsArc2.0 scaffold_22, whole genome shotgun sequence:
- the LOC125282485 gene encoding olfactory receptor 52A1-like, with the protein MSTSNVTVFMPSVLTLIGIPGLESVQCWIGIPFCAMYLTAMFGNSVLLIIIKSERSLHEPMYIFLGMLGVTDIALATTIMPKMLGIFWFHVPEIYFESCLLQMWLIHTFQCIESGILLAMALDRYVAICYPLRHGAIFTHQLVSQIGAMVTLRAAILVAPCLVLIKCRLQFYHTTIISHCYCEHMAIVKLAAENVRINKIYGLFVAFTVAIFDITFITLSYMQIFITVFRLPQKEARWKAFNTCIAHICVFLQFYSLAFFSFFTHRFGARVPPYIHILFSSLYLLVPPFLNPLVYGAKTKQIRIHVVKMLCS; encoded by the coding sequence ATGTCCACCTCCAACGTTACAGTCTTCATGCCTTCTGTGTTGACACTAATAGGGATCCCAGGCCTAGAGTCTGTGCAGTGCTGGATCGGGATTCCATTCTGTGCCATGTATCTCACTGCTATGTTTGGAAATTCCGTGCTTCTGATCATCATCAAATCAGAGCGCAGCCTCCATGAGCCCATGTACATTTTCCTAGGCATGCTAGGAGTCACAGATATTGCACTTGCAACCACCATCATGCCCAAGATGCTTGGCATCTTCTGGTTTCATGTACCAGAGATTTATTTTGAGTCTTGCTTGCTTCAAATGTGGCTTATCCATACATTTCAGTGCATAGAGTCAGGCATCCTACTGGCCATGGCCCTGGATCGTTATGTGGCCATCTGTTATCCACTAAGACATGGTGCTATCTTCACCCACCAGCTGGTCTCCCAAATAGGGGCTATGGTAACACTCAGGGCTGCCATTCTAGTAGCTCCGTGCCTAGTACTAATAAAGTGCCGGTTGCAATTTTACCATACAACCATCATCTCCCACTGCTACTGTGAGCATATGGCCATCGTGAAGCTGGCTGCAGAAAATGTGCGGATCAACAAAATCTATGGCTTGTTTGTGGCATTCACTGTTGCAATATTCGATATTACCTTTATCACTTTGTCCTACATGCAGATCTTTATCACAGTTTTTCGTTTGCCCCAGAAGGAGGCTCGGTGGAAAGCATTCAATACCTGCATCGCCCACATCTGTGTCTTCCTCCAGTTCTACTCCcttgccttcttctccttcttcacacATAGGTTTGGTGCTCGTGTTCCCCCTTATATTCATATCCTCTTTTCTAGCCTCTACTTGCTGGTTCCCCCATTTCTCAATCCACTTGTCTATGGTGCCAAGACCAAGCAGATCCGCATTCACGTGGTAAAGATGTTGTGTTCCTAA